A single window of Nyctibius grandis isolate bNycGra1 chromosome Z, bNycGra1.pri, whole genome shotgun sequence DNA harbors:
- the DCP2 gene encoding m7GpppN-mRNA hydrolase isoform X3, whose product METKRAEIPSSVLDDLCSRFILHIPSEERDNAIRVCFQIELAHWFYLDFYMQNTPGLPQCGIRDFAKAVFSHCPFLLPQGEDVQKVLDEWKEYKMGVPTYGAIILDETLENVLLVQGYLAKSGWGFPKGKVNKEEAPHDCAAREVFEETGFDIKDYICKEEYIELRINDQLARLYIIPGVPRNTKFNPKTRREIRNIEWFSIDKLPCHRNDMTPKSKLGLAPNKFFMAIPFIRPLREWISQRNGDSSDSDNGFSSTGSTPSKPNLEKARSKLRCSQQVFTDGFSGEQCVKPKQPQKPYNHPEMSEVLKIKQSQSMRSNGRKQYQDTSSQKKRTNGVHSQPVKQNHTLKCEKRLNPRRLQDNFETDAAYEMCCSSEDPLPEHIEGHSVACNGHYKFAFSSRAFLSFKFDHDAIMKSFDL is encoded by the exons CCGATTTATTTTGCACATTCCAAGTGAAGAGAGAGACAATGCAATCAGAGTGTGTTTTCAGATTGAACTTGCCCATTGGTTTTACTTGGATTTCTACATGCAAAACACACCAGGATTACCTCAGTGTGGGATAAGAGACTTTGCTAAAGCTG TCTTCAGTCACTGCCCTTTTTTACTGCCTCAAGGTGAAGACGTACAAAAGGTTTTAGACGAGTGGAAAGAATACAAAATGGGAGTGCCAACCTATGGTGCAATTATTCTCGATGAGACACTTGAAAAT GTGCTTTTGGTTCAGGGTTATTTAGCAAAGTCTGGCTGGGGATTTCCAAAAGGGAAAGTAAATAAAGAAGAGGCTCCTCATGACTGTGCTGCTAGAGAG GTGTTTGAAGAAACTGGGTTTGACATAAAAGATTATATCTGCAAAGAAGAATACATTGAGCTGCGAATTAATGATCAATTAGCACGACTGTACATCATTCCAGGAGTTCCCAGGAACACAAAATTCAACCCCAAAACTAGAAGGGAAATTCGG AATATTGAGTGGTTTTCCATCGACAAGTTACCATGCCACAGAAATGACATGACCCCAAAGTCCAAGCTGGGTTTGGCACCTAACAAATTTTTTATGGCAATTCCCTTCATCAG GCCATTACGGGAATGGATTTCCCAAAGGAATGGAGATTCCTCAGATAGTGACAATGGATTTTCATCTACAGGGAGCACACCCTCTAAGCCCAACTTGGAAAAAGCTAG ATCCAAACTTCGCTGTAGTCAGCAGGTGTTTACAGATGGCTTTTCAGGAGAGCAGTGCGTGAAGCCAAAACAGCCACAGAAGCCATATAATCATCCTGAGATGtctgaagttttgaaaataaag CAGAGTCAGAGCATGAGGAGCAATGGCAGAAAGCAGTATCAAGACACTTCCAGCCAAAAAAAGCGAACAAATGGAGTCCACAGTCAACCAGTTAAGCAAAACCATACCTTG aaatgtgaaaaaaggCTTAATCCAAGAAGACTTCAAGATAACTTTGAAACAG ATGCAGCATATGAGATGTGTTGCTCCAGTGAAGACCCACTGCCAGAACACATAGAGGGACATTCTGTGGCATGCAATGGCCATTACAAATTTGCTTTCTCATCAAGAGCTTTCTTGAGTTTCAAGTTTGACCATGATGCCATAATGAAAAGTTTCGACCTCTGA
- the DCP2 gene encoding m7GpppN-mRNA hydrolase isoform X5 — translation METKRAEIPSSVLDDLCSRFILHIPSEERDNAIRVCFQIELAHWFYLDFYMQNTPGLPQCGIRDFAKAVFSHCPFLLPQGEDVQKVLDEWKEYKMGVPTYGAIILDETLENVFEETGFDIKDYICKEEYIELRINDQLARLYIIPGVPRNTKFNPKTRREIRNIEWFSIDKLPCHRNDMTPKSKLGLAPNKFFMAIPFIRPLREWISQRNGDSSDSDNGFSSTGSTPSKPNLEKASRSKLRCSQQVFTDGFSGEQCVKPKQPQKPYNHPEMSEVLKIKQSQSMRSNGRKQYQDTSSQKKRTNGVHSQPVKQNHTLKCEKRLNPRRLQDNFETDAAYEMCCSSEDPLPEHIEGHSVACNGHYKFAFSSRAFLSFKFDHDAIMKSFDL, via the exons CCGATTTATTTTGCACATTCCAAGTGAAGAGAGAGACAATGCAATCAGAGTGTGTTTTCAGATTGAACTTGCCCATTGGTTTTACTTGGATTTCTACATGCAAAACACACCAGGATTACCTCAGTGTGGGATAAGAGACTTTGCTAAAGCTG TCTTCAGTCACTGCCCTTTTTTACTGCCTCAAGGTGAAGACGTACAAAAGGTTTTAGACGAGTGGAAAGAATACAAAATGGGAGTGCCAACCTATGGTGCAATTATTCTCGATGAGACACTTGAAAAT GTGTTTGAAGAAACTGGGTTTGACATAAAAGATTATATCTGCAAAGAAGAATACATTGAGCTGCGAATTAATGATCAATTAGCACGACTGTACATCATTCCAGGAGTTCCCAGGAACACAAAATTCAACCCCAAAACTAGAAGGGAAATTCGG AATATTGAGTGGTTTTCCATCGACAAGTTACCATGCCACAGAAATGACATGACCCCAAAGTCCAAGCTGGGTTTGGCACCTAACAAATTTTTTATGGCAATTCCCTTCATCAG GCCATTACGGGAATGGATTTCCCAAAGGAATGGAGATTCCTCAGATAGTGACAATGGATTTTCATCTACAGGGAGCACACCCTCTAAGCCCAACTTGGAAAAAGCTAG tAGATCCAAACTTCGCTGTAGTCAGCAGGTGTTTACAGATGGCTTTTCAGGAGAGCAGTGCGTGAAGCCAAAACAGCCACAGAAGCCATATAATCATCCTGAGATGtctgaagttttgaaaataaag CAGAGTCAGAGCATGAGGAGCAATGGCAGAAAGCAGTATCAAGACACTTCCAGCCAAAAAAAGCGAACAAATGGAGTCCACAGTCAACCAGTTAAGCAAAACCATACCTTG aaatgtgaaaaaaggCTTAATCCAAGAAGACTTCAAGATAACTTTGAAACAG ATGCAGCATATGAGATGTGTTGCTCCAGTGAAGACCCACTGCCAGAACACATAGAGGGACATTCTGTGGCATGCAATGGCCATTACAAATTTGCTTTCTCATCAAGAGCTTTCTTGAGTTTCAAGTTTGACCATGATGCCATAATGAAAAGTTTCGACCTCTGA
- the DCP2 gene encoding m7GpppN-mRNA hydrolase isoform X6 produces MSRVSPWRPNGPRSPAASWTTCAGEDVQKVLDEWKEYKMGVPTYGAIILDETLENVLLVQGYLAKSGWGFPKGKVNKEEAPHDCAAREVFEETGFDIKDYICKEEYIELRINDQLARLYIIPGVPRNTKFNPKTRREIRNIEWFSIDKLPCHRNDMTPKSKLGLAPNKFFMAIPFIRPLREWISQRNGDSSDSDNGFSSTGSTPSKPNLEKASRSKLRCSQQVFTDGFSGEQCVKPKQPQKPYNHPEMSEVLKIKQSQSMRSNGRKQYQDTSSQKKRTNGVHSQPVKQNHTLKCEKRLNPRRLQDNFETDAAYEMCCSSEDPLPEHIEGHSVACNGHYKFAFSSRAFLSFKFDHDAIMKSFDL; encoded by the exons GTGAAGACGTACAAAAGGTTTTAGACGAGTGGAAAGAATACAAAATGGGAGTGCCAACCTATGGTGCAATTATTCTCGATGAGACACTTGAAAAT GTGCTTTTGGTTCAGGGTTATTTAGCAAAGTCTGGCTGGGGATTTCCAAAAGGGAAAGTAAATAAAGAAGAGGCTCCTCATGACTGTGCTGCTAGAGAG GTGTTTGAAGAAACTGGGTTTGACATAAAAGATTATATCTGCAAAGAAGAATACATTGAGCTGCGAATTAATGATCAATTAGCACGACTGTACATCATTCCAGGAGTTCCCAGGAACACAAAATTCAACCCCAAAACTAGAAGGGAAATTCGG AATATTGAGTGGTTTTCCATCGACAAGTTACCATGCCACAGAAATGACATGACCCCAAAGTCCAAGCTGGGTTTGGCACCTAACAAATTTTTTATGGCAATTCCCTTCATCAG GCCATTACGGGAATGGATTTCCCAAAGGAATGGAGATTCCTCAGATAGTGACAATGGATTTTCATCTACAGGGAGCACACCCTCTAAGCCCAACTTGGAAAAAGCTAG tAGATCCAAACTTCGCTGTAGTCAGCAGGTGTTTACAGATGGCTTTTCAGGAGAGCAGTGCGTGAAGCCAAAACAGCCACAGAAGCCATATAATCATCCTGAGATGtctgaagttttgaaaataaag CAGAGTCAGAGCATGAGGAGCAATGGCAGAAAGCAGTATCAAGACACTTCCAGCCAAAAAAAGCGAACAAATGGAGTCCACAGTCAACCAGTTAAGCAAAACCATACCTTG aaatgtgaaaaaaggCTTAATCCAAGAAGACTTCAAGATAACTTTGAAACAG ATGCAGCATATGAGATGTGTTGCTCCAGTGAAGACCCACTGCCAGAACACATAGAGGGACATTCTGTGGCATGCAATGGCCATTACAAATTTGCTTTCTCATCAAGAGCTTTCTTGAGTTTCAAGTTTGACCATGATGCCATAATGAAAAGTTTCGACCTCTGA
- the DCP2 gene encoding m7GpppN-mRNA hydrolase isoform X4, with product METKRAEIPSSVLDDLCSRFILHIPSEERDNAIRVCFQIELAHWFYLDFYMQNTPGLPQCGIRDFAKAVFSHCPFLLPQGEDVQKVLDEWKEYKMGVPTYGAIILDETLENVLLVQGYLAKSGWGFPKGKVNKEEAPHDCAAREVFEETGFDIKDYICKEEYIELRINDQLARLYIIPGVPRNTKFNPKTRREIRNIEWFSIDKLPCHRNDMTPKSKLGLAPNKFFMAIPFIRPLREWISQRNGDSSDSDNGFSSTGSTPSKPNLEKARSKLRCSQQVFTDGFSGEQCVKPKQPQKPYNHPEMSEVLKIKSQSMRSNGRKQYQDTSSQKKRTNGVHSQPVKQNHTLKCEKRLNPRRLQDNFETDAAYEMCCSSEDPLPEHIEGHSVACNGHYKFAFSSRAFLSFKFDHDAIMKSFDL from the exons CCGATTTATTTTGCACATTCCAAGTGAAGAGAGAGACAATGCAATCAGAGTGTGTTTTCAGATTGAACTTGCCCATTGGTTTTACTTGGATTTCTACATGCAAAACACACCAGGATTACCTCAGTGTGGGATAAGAGACTTTGCTAAAGCTG TCTTCAGTCACTGCCCTTTTTTACTGCCTCAAGGTGAAGACGTACAAAAGGTTTTAGACGAGTGGAAAGAATACAAAATGGGAGTGCCAACCTATGGTGCAATTATTCTCGATGAGACACTTGAAAAT GTGCTTTTGGTTCAGGGTTATTTAGCAAAGTCTGGCTGGGGATTTCCAAAAGGGAAAGTAAATAAAGAAGAGGCTCCTCATGACTGTGCTGCTAGAGAG GTGTTTGAAGAAACTGGGTTTGACATAAAAGATTATATCTGCAAAGAAGAATACATTGAGCTGCGAATTAATGATCAATTAGCACGACTGTACATCATTCCAGGAGTTCCCAGGAACACAAAATTCAACCCCAAAACTAGAAGGGAAATTCGG AATATTGAGTGGTTTTCCATCGACAAGTTACCATGCCACAGAAATGACATGACCCCAAAGTCCAAGCTGGGTTTGGCACCTAACAAATTTTTTATGGCAATTCCCTTCATCAG GCCATTACGGGAATGGATTTCCCAAAGGAATGGAGATTCCTCAGATAGTGACAATGGATTTTCATCTACAGGGAGCACACCCTCTAAGCCCAACTTGGAAAAAGCTAG ATCCAAACTTCGCTGTAGTCAGCAGGTGTTTACAGATGGCTTTTCAGGAGAGCAGTGCGTGAAGCCAAAACAGCCACAGAAGCCATATAATCATCCTGAGATGtctgaagttttgaaaataaag AGTCAGAGCATGAGGAGCAATGGCAGAAAGCAGTATCAAGACACTTCCAGCCAAAAAAAGCGAACAAATGGAGTCCACAGTCAACCAGTTAAGCAAAACCATACCTTG aaatgtgaaaaaaggCTTAATCCAAGAAGACTTCAAGATAACTTTGAAACAG ATGCAGCATATGAGATGTGTTGCTCCAGTGAAGACCCACTGCCAGAACACATAGAGGGACATTCTGTGGCATGCAATGGCCATTACAAATTTGCTTTCTCATCAAGAGCTTTCTTGAGTTTCAAGTTTGACCATGATGCCATAATGAAAAGTTTCGACCTCTGA
- the DCP2 gene encoding m7GpppN-mRNA hydrolase isoform X2 yields METKRAEIPSSVLDDLCSRFILHIPSEERDNAIRVCFQIELAHWFYLDFYMQNTPGLPQCGIRDFAKAVFSHCPFLLPQGEDVQKVLDEWKEYKMGVPTYGAIILDETLENVLLVQGYLAKSGWGFPKGKVNKEEAPHDCAAREVFEETGFDIKDYICKEEYIELRINDQLARLYIIPGVPRNTKFNPKTRREIRNIEWFSIDKLPCHRNDMTPKSKLGLAPNKFFMAIPFIRPLREWISQRNGDSSDSDNGFSSTGSTPSKPNLEKASRSKLRCSQQVFTDGFSGEQCVKPKQPQKPYNHPEMSEVLKIKSQSMRSNGRKQYQDTSSQKKRTNGVHSQPVKQNHTLKCEKRLNPRRLQDNFETDAAYEMCCSSEDPLPEHIEGHSVACNGHYKFAFSSRAFLSFKFDHDAIMKSFDL; encoded by the exons CCGATTTATTTTGCACATTCCAAGTGAAGAGAGAGACAATGCAATCAGAGTGTGTTTTCAGATTGAACTTGCCCATTGGTTTTACTTGGATTTCTACATGCAAAACACACCAGGATTACCTCAGTGTGGGATAAGAGACTTTGCTAAAGCTG TCTTCAGTCACTGCCCTTTTTTACTGCCTCAAGGTGAAGACGTACAAAAGGTTTTAGACGAGTGGAAAGAATACAAAATGGGAGTGCCAACCTATGGTGCAATTATTCTCGATGAGACACTTGAAAAT GTGCTTTTGGTTCAGGGTTATTTAGCAAAGTCTGGCTGGGGATTTCCAAAAGGGAAAGTAAATAAAGAAGAGGCTCCTCATGACTGTGCTGCTAGAGAG GTGTTTGAAGAAACTGGGTTTGACATAAAAGATTATATCTGCAAAGAAGAATACATTGAGCTGCGAATTAATGATCAATTAGCACGACTGTACATCATTCCAGGAGTTCCCAGGAACACAAAATTCAACCCCAAAACTAGAAGGGAAATTCGG AATATTGAGTGGTTTTCCATCGACAAGTTACCATGCCACAGAAATGACATGACCCCAAAGTCCAAGCTGGGTTTGGCACCTAACAAATTTTTTATGGCAATTCCCTTCATCAG GCCATTACGGGAATGGATTTCCCAAAGGAATGGAGATTCCTCAGATAGTGACAATGGATTTTCATCTACAGGGAGCACACCCTCTAAGCCCAACTTGGAAAAAGCTAG tAGATCCAAACTTCGCTGTAGTCAGCAGGTGTTTACAGATGGCTTTTCAGGAGAGCAGTGCGTGAAGCCAAAACAGCCACAGAAGCCATATAATCATCCTGAGATGtctgaagttttgaaaataaag AGTCAGAGCATGAGGAGCAATGGCAGAAAGCAGTATCAAGACACTTCCAGCCAAAAAAAGCGAACAAATGGAGTCCACAGTCAACCAGTTAAGCAAAACCATACCTTG aaatgtgaaaaaaggCTTAATCCAAGAAGACTTCAAGATAACTTTGAAACAG ATGCAGCATATGAGATGTGTTGCTCCAGTGAAGACCCACTGCCAGAACACATAGAGGGACATTCTGTGGCATGCAATGGCCATTACAAATTTGCTTTCTCATCAAGAGCTTTCTTGAGTTTCAAGTTTGACCATGATGCCATAATGAAAAGTTTCGACCTCTGA
- the DCP2 gene encoding m7GpppN-mRNA hydrolase isoform X1: protein METKRAEIPSSVLDDLCSRFILHIPSEERDNAIRVCFQIELAHWFYLDFYMQNTPGLPQCGIRDFAKAVFSHCPFLLPQGEDVQKVLDEWKEYKMGVPTYGAIILDETLENVLLVQGYLAKSGWGFPKGKVNKEEAPHDCAAREVFEETGFDIKDYICKEEYIELRINDQLARLYIIPGVPRNTKFNPKTRREIRNIEWFSIDKLPCHRNDMTPKSKLGLAPNKFFMAIPFIRPLREWISQRNGDSSDSDNGFSSTGSTPSKPNLEKASRSKLRCSQQVFTDGFSGEQCVKPKQPQKPYNHPEMSEVLKIKQSQSMRSNGRKQYQDTSSQKKRTNGVHSQPVKQNHTLKCEKRLNPRRLQDNFETDAAYEMCCSSEDPLPEHIEGHSVACNGHYKFAFSSRAFLSFKFDHDAIMKSFDL, encoded by the exons CCGATTTATTTTGCACATTCCAAGTGAAGAGAGAGACAATGCAATCAGAGTGTGTTTTCAGATTGAACTTGCCCATTGGTTTTACTTGGATTTCTACATGCAAAACACACCAGGATTACCTCAGTGTGGGATAAGAGACTTTGCTAAAGCTG TCTTCAGTCACTGCCCTTTTTTACTGCCTCAAGGTGAAGACGTACAAAAGGTTTTAGACGAGTGGAAAGAATACAAAATGGGAGTGCCAACCTATGGTGCAATTATTCTCGATGAGACACTTGAAAAT GTGCTTTTGGTTCAGGGTTATTTAGCAAAGTCTGGCTGGGGATTTCCAAAAGGGAAAGTAAATAAAGAAGAGGCTCCTCATGACTGTGCTGCTAGAGAG GTGTTTGAAGAAACTGGGTTTGACATAAAAGATTATATCTGCAAAGAAGAATACATTGAGCTGCGAATTAATGATCAATTAGCACGACTGTACATCATTCCAGGAGTTCCCAGGAACACAAAATTCAACCCCAAAACTAGAAGGGAAATTCGG AATATTGAGTGGTTTTCCATCGACAAGTTACCATGCCACAGAAATGACATGACCCCAAAGTCCAAGCTGGGTTTGGCACCTAACAAATTTTTTATGGCAATTCCCTTCATCAG GCCATTACGGGAATGGATTTCCCAAAGGAATGGAGATTCCTCAGATAGTGACAATGGATTTTCATCTACAGGGAGCACACCCTCTAAGCCCAACTTGGAAAAAGCTAG tAGATCCAAACTTCGCTGTAGTCAGCAGGTGTTTACAGATGGCTTTTCAGGAGAGCAGTGCGTGAAGCCAAAACAGCCACAGAAGCCATATAATCATCCTGAGATGtctgaagttttgaaaataaag CAGAGTCAGAGCATGAGGAGCAATGGCAGAAAGCAGTATCAAGACACTTCCAGCCAAAAAAAGCGAACAAATGGAGTCCACAGTCAACCAGTTAAGCAAAACCATACCTTG aaatgtgaaaaaaggCTTAATCCAAGAAGACTTCAAGATAACTTTGAAACAG ATGCAGCATATGAGATGTGTTGCTCCAGTGAAGACCCACTGCCAGAACACATAGAGGGACATTCTGTGGCATGCAATGGCCATTACAAATTTGCTTTCTCATCAAGAGCTTTCTTGAGTTTCAAGTTTGACCATGATGCCATAATGAAAAGTTTCGACCTCTGA